ACAACAATTTGTTAACATTCACTTTAATTTACcttaacattaattaaacctaaaaaaatcaaaaaacaaTGAAGCCCGTCACTATATCCTCCCAAAGTTGCTCACTTAGAGGAATGGGGTGTAATAGAGCATCCATGTGAGATCAACAGAGGCATTGGACTTAAAGATGTTTTTATTCATAATCCTTGATTATCGGTTTAGTCCTTCTGCCTTTAAAGTTGATGTGAATAAGAAGGTGAAGATATAGCTGACCAAATCTCTTGAATACACATACAACATTCTAACCTTGGGATGCTACTGATATAGAGTGACTAACAAAAGGTCCTATAGCcaacttcaaaagaaaaacaactaaatTGTTAACCTCTTTCAgatataaatacaatttaaaaaacttggATAGAATCTCAAATTCTGTTCAAAAGTGAATGAAATCTATTTCTAACAGAATGCATACAACAGGGTAAAGACTTTTGCAGAACGAGACTTAGCTATGATTCACTTAACTAGATCACAGGAACATTCAAATAAGTGGAAGAACAAATGCTTTGAACCATAagaaaaatactaaagaaaatTGGGGAAAAAGAGGAAGATTAATGTGTAACAAGAGCCCTATTGATCTTCCCCTTTTGTAACCTTTGTTGCctaagaaaacaagaaaagttttatggtatttttctttgtaCTAGGGTTTCCACATATATcagttgttttttctttgtctttttcaatAGTTAGAAATCTTCACACAGCTTTGTAAGGTGGGGTATAGGTAGAAACTTCAAGACGAcattttctattaattcaACCCCAAGAATTGACATCTTTACGTTCTTTAGCTCCAAGTTTTCTTCATTGGTATGTATTTTCCCAAATTATTACTTCAGTCTACAAGAAATATGgcattttctctttcttctgcGTTAGATTTaagaatatcaaaacttttaatGTCTGAGTCCCTACTTTCTTGAAGGTATCACTGAAGTAACAAATTATACCAAGCAACAAATTTAAactgaattttgttattaaatagaAGGTTCTACAAAAAGATCCAGAGCACAAGCACCAATGATAATGTATGTTATTCTCACAAGGATAGAGGATTATATAAAGCCACACGGATCAGCAAAATGTGACACTCCCCaactatttgaaattttgaatagaGGAATAGGTCCTCTACGTGATACTTCAATGAGCAACTTCTAAATCATTCGAGGGCTGAATTTGAATCAGTTGGAGTTTaccaacaaaagaagaaaataaacagGCATGGACAAGCAAATTAAGGAACTTACATGTCAATAGAGTCTGCAACAAATTCCAGTGAGTCACTAAGAGATGCCAGCAAAATTAGTTTGTGATCATCACGAATAAGATACTCCTACAAGAATAGTTAACAAAACATGTAAGCttcattctaatttttatgttctCTGGAAGGGCTGAGGCAGACTGTGAACTTAAAAATTCATAGGCTGAACCAATGCACTTAGCTGTGATAACAAGCATATTGTTTCCAACCTGCTTAATTGGCGGTAAGTTCAATAACAAATTAGAGAGCTCTAATTCAATCTCAGCAGTTTCAGCATCAGAAGTATTATTTTCCAGGTCTGACTGACTACTGAGATTTGATAAACAAGCACTGGCTGGATCAAGGCGCAGTAATTTATCAATATCATGTCTCCCAATAAGCATATAGCTCTGTTTTTCAAGAACTGCCTggaattaaaacaaaaactcttGAGTACAAGgtgatttgaaaaaagaaaatgcttcAGGGTAAGTATAGTATAATGCAACAGGGGGTTCTATTGTTTTGAGTTTACACGAGAAGTTGAGCGAAATTGACCAAATATGAATTCTGTAGTTCAGAATTTCAAACCCAAGCACGAAGAAAATTAACGATTACCAATAAGGAAAgcacaaagaaaataaacaacaacCAATAAGGAAAGCTAAAATTAGAAGGATAGCATGAGTATTAAGTGTATGTATGCCAACCGAAGAAAAAGGAATGtagaaaaggaacaaaaacaCATGCCTCCATATACGATGTTCGACACCTTTCATATGTTCGCTCGAGGAAGGTTTGCACATACTTCACAAGGTCGCTAGAAAACTTGGGCATGGCTTGAGCCCAACCAATCACCTAAAACATTTTCGGAAGTCCAAATCAGAATATTTTTTGGCAAACATAAGCATAGGAAATCAAGATCTAGAGTACAAAAAGGTGAATTATAATTGCAAAGGAGGAAAGTCAGCTTCTCCATTGAGGAAATATTGACTTGCCTCTCGCTCAAGGAAATCAATAGCCAGTAATCCTTGTAAGACTGGTCGACCCCTCTCGACAGATGAATTATAAATTGCAGCAGCGTGAGCTCTTGGGCGAAATGCAGCCGGACCTAAAAAGaagtattaaatttagaaatatagtTTGCCACAAACATCATAGCCCATAGGCCACAAGGCACAAACAACTGACAAGTCTTTGATCACGTATCAGACTGAATGTACAggcaatatttttctttattttaagaaGTTCACACCATACAACTCTATTTGATCTATTCATTTTTATGCCCAATAGAAACCCAAGCCTGCTATCACATGTATTATTacatcatattaattaaaagggTCGATGGAGCAAGCtgagaattttcttttcaggacttttttcttttgaaaaggagacaagtatcaaattttattaataaaacgAGACTAAtcctcaaagtacaagagttATACAAAGGGAACTCAAATGAACCCTAAACCCTCAGGATATTATTTTCATGGTTAGCACAATTCAGTTTTTTGTAACTATAACTCATTGGAACTCCATCTTCACCCCAACCTACAGTCAACAGAAATTGCTTGAACGTCTACAACTTCACTCTACGCCTCATATTTTGCTTATGTTCGTAATATgcttattttaagaaaaattataaacatagGGGGACTGATTCATTGTGGTTGTATTGTAAGAAAACTTTTGAGGTTGCAATCTTCCAATAGTTTTTAGGAGAAGCTGAGAGATGAGAGAACTTACTTGAAATAGCCTGTTGCACACTTTTTCGGTAGTCCACAAACATCGTCGGCAAAAAGTGGTCCTTCACAAAATTGTCCAAAAAAGCAAGTAATCCATCATTCCTGTAATTTCAggaattaattattaaaatcaataatactgcaaagaaaataaacaaaataaggCCATTCTGAAAATACTATATTTGGATGAATTAAATACCAACTGTAGATActaaattcttcaaataaatGTTAACAGTATATTTTCACCATCACATataaattctttctttctataatTAACACACAACTTAAAAGTGAATGTGCACAACACATAATGgacaaagagaaaataatgaatGCTGCAGGATAAGTTTTTATACATTGCCATATCACTACAACTGATAACCAATATTCAGATACAGTGGAAATTTCTCAAACAATGTAACTTATCTTAATATTAGCTCATCAACAAAGCATGTCTTCATTTAACTATGACAGTCTCTCCCTCATAATTTCACAGAAGCAGAATAGAAGAATAAAGGAACTATGCAATGAATCATTAGCCATTTCAAGTGGAGATCCTTTTAAAGTGGTGTCAAGTAGAAACATactattgtatttttctagCTTTTAATACTTACCCAAGCTGCGAGTACTTTTCTGGAAGCATTTTAGCAACCTTATCTGTGAACTGGGCAGGACATCAAAATTTCAGGACAGAAACAACATTGACTCATCAGTtgttcattcatttttttattgtctgCATAAATAACAGTCAGAAACCTGAAGAACTGGCCGGTATATGGCTGCTGCCAAATAAAAGCCTTGCTCAGGCAAGACAGCTGCAGATCCATAGCCTTCTTGTGATACATTGGGACCTTTCCTACTCCATCCATGACGGATGAGATCCACAcctttataataattaaacaaaatggaaaaatattcAGATACCCTGAATAATAGAGAAGTGGAAGAAGTGAAACCCAAAACACGACAGAACATGATAATTACAACTGCATttaatgaatgaatatattaagagagagagaaagaaggaatAGAATTGAGCTAGAGTATCCAGGTTCAAACCACAAGGTTGTTATTAACCATTCAGACAGTAACATAACCAATCAGGAACACTTGAACGAATgaaattcattaatttttatagttCACTTCACATTTTAGGTCAAAGTAGCTTGTTGAAACTGACTCCAAACAGATTTATCGCTCTTTGGTTTATGGAAAACAGAAGTTCTTACTTTTCATGTACTAATATCTAAACCCACCTTGGTTAGGAACAGATATTGTAGCATCTGTGAAACGAAAAGCGAAGGTGAGACCATCATCTGCCCCATCCctgcagttttttttttaaacggaGACAAGCGTCTTAAATTATGGTTAATAAAAGAGCCTTAAGATAAAAGTACAAGAGTATTATACtaagcaaaagaaaagagaaaattcagCCTACAGCTAcaacaaaagctaaaaaacaaaatccaaacaGAAGAGATCAATCTAAACAAAACCATAACCAAggaaatctaaaaacaaagCATAATGCAAAATTCTCTCGAAAGAActaatttgaaactaaaaacttGTAAGAAGATGCAACTGGCTGCCTTGAAACTGCCTTGCCAAATTATTCCAGAATCCAAAGAAAGCTTGAAAAAGTCTTCCACTATTTCAGCATCGATGTGAAAGATTTACTTCCCACCCATATAAAGGGAAAACCAAGAAAGACTGAAGTTGGTCTAACATCAAGGAGGAATACATTAAATGCTGAAGaatcaaattagaataattcAACCAACAGCAACTACTGATTAGAACGGGGACAAGAACGAGTAGCAGAAAGCAAATTTGCAGATCTTGGCTCTTCCTCCCATTGAAACAGGGCATTGAGATCTGTTTTTAGAGGCTCAAAATGTTTCTGACTTTCAAGCTCGATTGACGTATCCAAATGCTCCAATTCCTCACTACGAACACAGAAAGGGGAGTCGAAAAACGGTTCACCCTTCTTGTTGGATTGATTGTGAGGGGTTTTGCTCAGAGAGCCCTTTAGAAATTTTACCTTGGAGTTAGGCAAAGAGAACTCAGAGTACTTAAACTGGGTAGAGTGAGGATGAGAAATTGACTTAGAAGGATGGACTGGGACTTGAATTTGGGTGCAACTAACTGCCAATAAATCAGAATTAGCCTCTAAAAACAACTTGGAGCTGCTGAAATAAGCTGATGAAAGAGAATGGGCACTAATTTTCCACAAGCAAAACAAGTACTTGATCTTCTAAAAACTGGGCTTTTAAGGAATTTTGCCATAatcttctttgattttttcttccaGATAAAATACTTCAGAAATGGTTTGAGGTAATGTGGGAAGATCTTAgcatatttctttcttttgaaatttgctCTAGAGCCTGACTTTGTTGAGGAataaggagaagaaaaggaaatggaaACTGAAGATGAGGGGTTGAAAGGAGCATCCGTTGAAATGGGAACCACATTGTCTTTCTTTAGGAAAAGATCAGCTGAAATAAATTCAGATTTTAACTTCTTGTTCAAAGGATTGGAGGAAAGAGGATCACCAAAAAGTGGGCTGCTGTCTGGTTGAGGTGACTTTCCAGCTGTAAAAGAAGACACGGCCAGAATTCTATTCATTAAAAGTGCCTCTTCAACTTCCTCTGTCTTGTTCCTTTCAAAACTAAAGTTCTTATTCTCTCTCCTTCTTAAGTGTGGCTCTTCAAATCCAACCGTGTTCACACTGCTTTCCTTGGagtccaaatttaaaataattgtcacTTCAGAGGAGGTAATCGGTGTCGACGCCAAATTCTGGCGAGCTCCCTATTCAAAAGCTTTAAAAGGATTCCTTGTATATGAAGgaaatttttggattgatCTTAGATATTCCACACCCTCTAGGAAGAATGAATCATCAACAACTCCTTCATCTTTTAAAGCCTGGTTTAATCTCTGCAAGTCAAATGGGTTTGAAAAATCCTCAAATGATAAATCGCCCTTGGTTAATGGAGGAGGCTCAAACTGTTTAAAATCACCgaagtataagaaaaaattccCTCGTTTGAAGTACGTTATTTCTAATGTAGCTCTCTGCAAACAATGgattaataatgattttttattgagAAAGACCCTCCAAggtttttctaatttccttCCAATcatcaaacacaaataatCTTGAGATAATCTATCCATAGATTATcgaagttttcttttaaaacttccAGATTTTTAATCACCCAGTGTTGAGTTGCACTCTGAATTTCTAAGGTCAGACCAAGGGAAGACGTGCTATGTTTTACCAATTCTTGAACAGAGGATCCATTAAGCATCACCTTTTCAACATAACTTGCCCTTGGTCACTCGGAAGGAAGCAGAAAGGAGGTCTGGAGATGTTTTCTGTACCAAATCGAGAAATCGTGCTTCATCAAGAATCTTTCCAACATTTTGAGGTCTGGAGATGTTTTATGTACCAAATCGAGAAATCGTGCTTCATCAAGAATCTTTCCAACATTTTGTGAAAGAATTTCCAACCTTGTCGAGAGACACCAGAACAAATATGGATGAGGGATAGATTTTTGTTCCTCTTCCAAGCCACACACCTCATAACCCAACCTACTTTTGACCTAAATTTCAAGAGTCTTGTACTTCCAAAATCATCAAAACCgctttgaagaagaaaatcattCTCAGGGCCACGCACAAATTCGGAAATCTCCTTCAGGAACCATTTGAATTGAGTGTCTGATAATGTCAAGAACTTCCGATCTTCCACGTCTTCTATATGGAAGTATTCTTTGTCGAATCAAATACAGTAAAGGGCGTTTGCTACTTTGCATCTTTCTACTCCATTATCACCAAAACCAGACTGCCACTGAAACAGGGATGGACAAGAAGAACAGGCTCTAGGGGACTTACCGAAGAAGAAGGATGAGAAACGCCAGAGAAAAAGGGGACCGGAGTGCGGTTAGGGATGAAAGGAAGGAAGGGAGGGAAGACCCATCCCTGCAGTCACTTGCatgaaaatgcatttttgCCATAAAAATtcgagaaaaaaaacaaataaaaacataaatgtgAGTTTTTGTAGCTTATCATTCTAATACCTtagaaatatgaatatattataaacCAAAAAACGAACAGAATTACCAGACATTTGggataaaaaaatcaatatttgttgttattattatttaaaactaagaagaaaaacaatttcattgatagatGAAATAGGTGGACCAAAACTCCAAAAACTGAAGGCAGGTTACGAGAAAGATTGccaatttaaaatcaatatttgttgatCGTcctttaatattaaaataattttaaaaaaaataatccagGAGCAGGTGGATTAATAAGATCTCCTGCCAAACTTCGTGGTCACAACAAATCCAATCTTGACAGGATCAAAACCAAAGAGTAAAGGAGCTAACAGTATGGCTGCCTTTATGTCGTGCATGTACTGTAGGCAAGAACCTTCCAAGACATTAGATCTCAAAAGCTAGCTTCAGAGTCCAGACGTTGAATTATAAATCCAGAGGACCAGATCAAGAAAGCAGaagatttagaaaaacaacaatgaagaagaaagaagcaaaataaaatatgctGAAGGTTCATAAAAAAGCTCAACGAGCCAAAGGTTACATGAAGATCAAGCATGAAAAATAACCAAATGAAGGTAGAAAAAGAATCCAAAATATGCTCAAGAATGATAAACAAGATCAGCTAAATACATGCCTCTTTATTTTGGAGGGTGCCTTGCTAGCAAGCCTAGCTGTTTGTACAGCAGCATCAGCTGATGCTGCTTCAGGTGTTGCACGCAGAATCTCACAAATGAGTTGCTGGCATTCACTCTGTTTCAAAGACAAAGCTATCAAGAgcatataaattaaagatggCTAATATCAACACCCATCAACTTCACTCCCCTTTAAAGTTAAGGCTTCTCTTTCTATTAACCATCTAACAGCTTCACGTCCTTCTCTCCCCTTCAAAGTTGAGAGCGAAGTATATGTGGGTGGGTGAAAATATAACTACAACTATGTGATCTTACATAATTCATAGCTCGCATTGAAGTGCTCTTAAAAACTTGCATTATTAACAAAGAAGGCTTCTAGTCTGAACCATTTACTTATTTTGGAGAAGGGTCATTCTAGTCCCTTTGTCCAtgctttttctatttcttaatGAAATATCCAAGtttcttaatttataatttaaaaagatagaGAGAGTGACAGAGAAAGCGAGAGAGTAAAGTGACATGATTACCTGCAAAACTGTCAAGGCAAAACCTATAGTATAGCCTCCAGTGGCTTGAGAAGCTTCAGAGTCTGGATTCCAACTATCATCAGTTGGCATTGACTTCGGTGTATTCATATCTGCATGTCGCAATACTTTTGCTTCAAGAAGCTCCCCAACAACAACATGATTCTCTGTATGATCACCCTTGGCAGTTAACAATGAGCATTTCAGGGAGAAGGAAATACAAATAATGTGAAAAATATtctaatcaaaatatatataaatgaaaaatgttttctGACCAAATACACGAACAATAGTTTCCAAAACAGAATCAAGAAGATCTCTCGCAGAAGTCTGTGCCTTTCCCATGGGAGCCATCACAGGTGAGACAGGGCTTACTGCAATCAGTGTCCCAGCCAGTGATATCCCATTCTGGCACTTATGTTTTGGTACATGGAAACTTTCTAACTGTCCCTTCGTAAAATGAGCAGCAGTCCCAGATCGAACAGCCTGACCAAAGCCTAACCTTGCAGAATTTCTTTGTTCTGCATAAGCTTTGATTTTAGAAGTTATTAACTCATGGATAGTTGGTCGCAATCTTTGGCTGTCAGATAAGAAAACATTAAAGgaattaataaatcaaataaattcagATCAAACAAACATAGATTGAGTGCTTTTCCAGTTATGATAGATTTcatgtaaaagaaataaagcaaTAAGCAAACAGAAAagctgcaaaaaaaaaaaaaaagaagaagaaaaatactccTCAAACAAATAGACTAGAAGACCTACAAGATTAAGATTCCAAAaagtgggttttttttttcctgataagaaacatattttgttgatgtataaaagtaaagtaataataataataataataataaaaagccTCCAATTGGTTAATAGAGAAGATAGAATGTAGggaaaattgcaaaaatcacCCCCAAAGTATTGTGGTAGTTACAGTTCCACCCTTAaaccttcaaatttgaaaatgaagccCTCCACCTTATCCAAATGTTAAAATTGGACCCAAACTAACAGAATTGTATAAATTGTGATAATTGTATACGTTTAAGAGTTCCACTTTTATCATTTgtaagttaaattttttttaattattataagtttGAGGTCccaattttaacatttttagaaGTTTAGGGCCCCATTTAAGATGTAGTTTTTGCAATTTGCACTAGATTGTATGAACAATAGAAAGATGTGCATTTGCACCGAGCCATAGCATGATAGACAGTTCAAGAAAAAGCTATCAAAAGAGCTTCCCTTGTCGTTGTGAAAAGGTGGTTGCTCCTTTCTTTCCATGTAATTCatagaaagaacaaaattgagcATTCATCTAAATGATGAATCTAAAACATCTTTTACTATAATAAGATTCTCCTGAATTATACCCCTACGTTTAGAGAGAAGAACATATATGTCAGCCCATCCCTAATGATGACGTTATTGTCTCTTTTTGAGTTAAAATTTGAGTGacctttgaaaaatcaaagagCCTTTTTGTAACCCCCAATGCTTGGTGAAAAAAGATTTGACAAGAAACAAACCATATGATAGCACCGGCAGCAGCAACTTTGCCAAGCATGCACAGACATTCAATCATGGTCTGTAAATACTTCACATGAACTGGAGCATCAAGCTTCTTAATTATTTCCTACAtccaaaaaataatagaaactgAGCCAGAGTCAAGGGAAATAATCAAACTGTAAGACTACGAAAACtctctgattttttttctaaaaaagaagagaataaaaaatatctcttaCTAGAAATTCATCCGGAATGGAATTTGAAAGCCATGTTGGCAATTGACGTGTAACCAGTTTCGCCTCCTTTAAACCACCATCTCCACCATTGACCCTTGAAAAAGTTGACTGACCGTCTGAAACAGCTTCATCGTTTAATTCCAAAGTACTAGCTTCCTCGTGGCCATCATAAGATGACCTGGAAACAAGAGAACAATAATGAAGACAACATACTTCCTCATGAACATCAGCAATGTTTAATGTAGCTCAGAAAATTAATGTTTCATTAAGATGGATCGAGCACATATTAATGACCTCTGTTCACATATTAAGATTGAAGGAAATGTTGTCTGTTCTCAGGGAGCAGACTTTGGACATGATTCCGAGTAAGAAGGCCCTTGCCTAGATTGAAGGAGATATAGTTTGCAAATGAACAACAaagggtttttaaaaattctcacTAATTATGTAACCCAGTGAGATTCTGTTTATAGCTAATTGGTTTCTGGTCATCTCTTGTCCATCTATGTGAGCCCCCACCCAGTGATGTAGTGTAACTTATCACGAATGTAATAATAGTGTAGTCTACTCGAACAAACTAACGATAAATCCTAGATTGTTTAGCCTTTCACGAATGTAATAAGTGTAGTCTACTAGAACAACCTAACTATAAATACTACCTTGTACTAAACAATGATAACCTCAAGCAAATTGTTCAAGCTCAAGAAATCAATGACAACCGTAAAATTGATTGGAAGGCCTTTTGTAGTAGCTTTCTTTTGTTGGGCAGGCTTcttatcaaaaaaagaaaatgacaacgTGTAAATTCTCACATCAGTTGGGCTAAAGTCAGGCTAGATCAAGAGCACTGAAGAAATaccaaatttacaaaatgaaaaagttcaaTTACAGAAACCTCTATTGTAACAGGAAAAAAAGCATACGAGGAAAAGGAACgagaaagaaaagttgaagaaagtTTGTGAAAACTCTTACCCATCATCAACAGAACCTGTTCTAAATGATCCATCTACATGACTGCCAAACTGACTGTCACCTCTCTGTGACCTGGTTCTTCGAGACAGAGATTGTGAGCTATTCAAAGACAAAGCAACAGCTTCAGCAGTTGGTACATCATCATCCCTTTCCTGCATGATTGAGACTGCTGAACTGCAGAAAAGTTTTGTAGCAATTTGGCATCagcaaaaatcaaatatcGGATGtaatatgtaattaaataacatagtTTGACTTCAAGTAAGTGGCTGAAAGACTAAAACGGCACAAAGGGGATTTGCTTGCCTacagctttttttttctttcttgaaaaGACGTGAAGTAACTTTCTCAAATTCCTCatatcaagaaaacaaaaagaaacttcGTATTAATTTATGACGGACATAACTTCACCAGTAATCTAAAAGGAAAGTTCACTGTCAGGAAACAATAAAACAACTTCACCAGTTATCAAAAGAACTACATATAGCACCATACAGTGAGGATGCCCCTAAAATTTTATGCAATCAATCACAGTAGAGTTACACACAGACTTCTACACCTGTCTATCTTTACCTACAATAATTAGTTCAACAGTACCCTTATGCCTAGGACATCCACGCACAATTGGACAAGTATTCCATTtcagaaaggaaaaagaaaagcatgaattcaccaaaaacaaataattgcTGAATAGCAGGACAGTAATTcatacataaaagaaaagcaaacaaaaaaataatctctcctttctttatttcaagATGCTTCTGCCTTGATTTGTTTTACCAACATTAAgcaattaaaaaagatgacgCAATGCTACAATACAAGGTAATGCCCCTTTTTAAGTCCCAATAATAAAATCCAACCAAGGAGTTTAATCAAGAACTAGTTTGagcatttaataaaaaacaagagactgaattaaaatattcagAAGTTTTTGGACTTATAACCCAAgttcaaacttaaaatttaagaaccaacaaaatatctaaattataacatacttttcattttcttcacattcaaattaaattcatagttATATGAGCAAATCTTAAA
This DNA window, taken from Cucumis sativus cultivar 9930 chromosome 6, Cucumber_9930_V3, whole genome shotgun sequence, encodes the following:
- the LOC101218684 gene encoding exocyst complex component SEC8 codes for the protein MGIFDGLPVPPEKDYLKDELSRVDESWAAARFDSLPHVVHILTSKDREGEAQVLKEQSDVIEEVVDEVVHAFHSGFNKAIQNYSQILRLFSESAESIAVLKVDLADTKKSFSARSKQLHQLWYRSVTLRHIISLLDQIEGIAKVPGRIEKLIAEKQFYAAVQLHVQSALMLEREGLQTVGALQDVRSELTKLRGVIFYKVLEDLHAHLYNKGDYSSAVSIMQERDDDVPTAEAVALSLNSSQSLSRRTRSQRGDSQFGSHVDGSFRTGSVDDGSSYDGHEEASTLELNDEAVSDGQSTFSRVNGGDGGLKEAKLVTRQLPTWLSNSIPDEFLEIIKKLDAPVHVKYLQTMIECLCMLGKVAAAGAIICQRLRPTIHELITSKIKAYAEQRNSARLGFGQAVRSGTAAHFTKGQLESFHVPKHKCQNGISLAGTLIAVSPVSPVMAPMGKAQTSARDLLDSVLETIVRVFENHVVVGELLEAKVLRHADMNTPKSMPTDDSWNPDSEASQATGGYTIGFALTVLQSECQQLICEILRATPEAASADAAVQTARLASKAPSKIKRDGADDGLTFAFRFTDATISVPNQGVDLIRHGWSRKGPNVSQEGYGSAAVLPEQGFYLAAAIYRPVLQFTDKVAKMLPEKYSQLGNDGLLAFLDNFVKDHFLPTMFVDYRKSVQQAISSPAAFRPRAHAAAIYNSSVERGRPVLQGLLAIDFLEREVIGWAQAMPKFSSDLVKYVQTFLERTYERCRTSYMEAVLEKQSYMLIGRHDIDKLLRLDPASACLSNLSSQSDLENNTSDAETAEIELELSNLLLNLPPIKQEYLIRDDHKLILLASLSDSLEFVADSIDMLGQTTFKPSYQAEVNGGHHHTRTNSALTRDLASFSEEYRKLSIDCLKVLRIEMQLETLFHLQEMTTREYMENQDAEEPDDFIISLTAQITRRDEEMAPFVSGLRRNYIFGGISGTAANAFIKAVADIKSINLFGVQQICRNSIALEQALAAIPSVNSEVVQQRLDRVRTYYELLNMPFEALLAFIMEHEHLFTAAEYANLLKVQVPGREIPLDAQDRVSEILSR